One Henriciella litoralis genomic window carries:
- a CDS encoding GumC family protein, protein MSSSSDWGVTGGSKDHSGVMRQRPKIGPMELVIQLWRAKWLMIAVFIPIFLLGILAALQMPKSYEANSRLYVRMGDENVYRPRVGSESPVAPEEELLIQAELEVLRSPVVAERALAKFPLERVYPKLVEAMNKQMAETPPDAHDAIAEETFQKAVATLRKSFKSGTAPKTPVIGTALEHENAQLSAELLNAWIGAYLDYRNEVFATNGSASLGNQRKKFEGQLLDVEDEIRQFLASNEIGDFESERQTAQQLYATVSGELLTNQSRASAVEGQLDIYNQQLATMEPQQNLYVEDNSAQKLIELRIEREDLLARYTPESRAVQAIDTRIEKIEEYLNGRGGLSGTTRRGPNPVYQQVEQAASNLNAEAQSLQLQGAELRRQLAGVEARLRRLNELTPEWQELQRRKTLMERNVENFSVREVEERALSELSGQTADSVRVLEPARVPIKGKSLRTPVAALGFLFAGFTALLAGLLWALTRRGFVTARSVERTTGLRVVGSLSAA, encoded by the coding sequence ATGAGTAGTTCATCAGACTGGGGCGTTACCGGCGGGTCGAAAGATCATTCCGGCGTTATGCGTCAGCGCCCGAAGATCGGTCCGATGGAATTGGTGATTCAGCTTTGGCGCGCCAAATGGCTGATGATTGCTGTTTTTATTCCAATTTTTCTTCTGGGCATCCTGGCTGCGCTCCAGATGCCAAAGTCTTATGAAGCCAATTCGCGGCTCTATGTGCGGATGGGCGACGAGAACGTCTATCGCCCTCGCGTGGGCTCGGAGTCGCCGGTCGCGCCGGAAGAGGAGCTGCTTATTCAGGCCGAGCTTGAAGTCCTGCGCAGCCCGGTTGTGGCCGAACGCGCGCTTGCAAAGTTTCCGCTGGAGCGGGTCTATCCCAAGCTCGTCGAGGCGATGAACAAGCAGATGGCTGAAACGCCGCCAGACGCTCATGATGCGATTGCCGAGGAAACATTCCAGAAAGCCGTCGCGACGCTTCGCAAGAGTTTCAAGTCCGGGACGGCGCCGAAAACACCTGTGATCGGGACGGCGCTGGAGCATGAAAATGCGCAGCTCTCGGCTGAACTGCTGAATGCCTGGATTGGCGCATATCTCGACTATCGAAACGAGGTATTCGCGACAAACGGATCTGCCAGCCTTGGAAATCAGCGCAAGAAATTCGAAGGCCAGTTGCTGGACGTTGAAGACGAAATTCGCCAATTCCTAGCTTCCAATGAAATCGGTGATTTTGAAAGCGAGCGCCAGACGGCGCAGCAGCTCTACGCCACGGTTTCGGGCGAGCTGCTGACCAACCAGTCCCGCGCGAGCGCGGTTGAAGGCCAGCTTGATATCTACAATCAGCAGCTGGCGACGATGGAGCCGCAGCAGAACCTCTATGTCGAGGATAATTCTGCGCAGAAGCTGATCGAGCTGCGGATTGAACGTGAAGACCTGCTGGCGCGCTACACGCCGGAGTCGCGAGCGGTGCAGGCCATCGATACGCGGATCGAAAAGATTGAAGAGTATCTGAATGGTCGTGGAGGCTTGTCTGGCACCACGCGCCGTGGGCCCAACCCAGTCTATCAGCAGGTTGAGCAGGCCGCCTCGAACCTGAATGCCGAAGCCCAGTCGCTTCAGTTGCAAGGTGCTGAGCTGCGCCGTCAGCTGGCCGGGGTGGAAGCCCGTCTGCGCCGGCTGAATGAACTGACGCCTGAGTGGCAGGAATTGCAGCGCCGCAAGACGCTGATGGAACGCAATGTTGAGAATTTCTCGGTGCGTGAAGTTGAGGAGCGGGCGCTGTCGGAGCTGTCGGGTCAGACGGCGGACAGTGTGCGTGTGCTTGAGCCGGCGCGTGTGCCGATCAAGGGCAAGAGCCTGCGCACGCCTGTCGCGGCGCTTGGCTTCCTGTTTGCTGGGTTTACCGCGCTTCTCGCAGGACTGCTCTGGGCGCTGACACGGCGCGGATTTGTAACCGCGCGCTCCGTCGAAAGAACGACGGGCCTTCGTGTCGTCGGGTCTCTCAGTGCGGCATGA